The following proteins are co-located in the Paralichthys olivaceus isolate ysfri-2021 chromosome 10, ASM2471397v2, whole genome shotgun sequence genome:
- the klhdc3l gene encoding ras guanine nucleotide exchange factor F, producing the protein MPVMSQSSPCLWTQLPQSSRSPCDRYKHACCSYDGHVYILGGRDNSCLRDFWRYSVVCNEWKELSCSSEAAPEELEEHSMVAHEGLLYVFGGMLDSAYTMCRCALWVFDIAKQNWVTYQSKMSSPQTKMPTNRKGHSAVVVGSDMLVYGGLIDMKGSSQDFWGLDFDTMAWSLLSGCQQGSSGPGPRHSHSAVAYQDCMYLFGGLKGLREQRDFWKWSSISHTWSSLRTKSGPSRLMGHSAVAYKDSMLLFGGGESQNSPNNCLWRYSFTSHTWGQVATLPGSSPPDKIHHCCTGLGPGYKSDTSSPSSTSGHQPSLMEDKLRPFKNKCFPAPLTFLGSEGAIELETFSLDKCYESKALMKSSQLDNSKERLIEKDTKQIGYCLTFENKAFRKQWSCTDEDLINEDDSDIIQHLPDLLLVLGGKPCSSHSPMSIWQMTLTDS; encoded by the exons ATGCCAGTTATGAGTCAGAGTAGTCCCTGTTTGTGGACTCAGCtcccacagagcagcaggtcCCCATGTGACCGCTACAAGCACGCCTGCTGCAGCTACGATGGACACGTATATATCCTGGGCGGAAGAGACAACAGCTGTCTGAGGGATTTCTGGAGGTACAGTGTAG TGTGCAACGAGTGGAaggagctgagctgcagcagtgaagcTGCACCAGAAGAGCTAGAGGAACATTCTATGGTGGCCCATGAG GGCTTGCTGTATGTGTTTGGAGGCATGTTGGATTCTGCATACACCATGTGCAGATGTGCCCTCTGGGTGTTTGACATTG CAAAGCAGAACTGGGTGACCTACCAGAGTAAGATGAGCTCCCCTCAG accAAAATGCCAACCAACAGAAAGGGACACAGTGCTGTGGTGGTTGGTTCTGACATGCTGGTGTATGGAGGTCTCATAGACATGAAAGGATCTTCACAGGACTTTTGGGGTTTGGATTTTG ATACCATGGCTTGGTCCTTGCTGAGTGGTTGTCAGCAGGGCTCTTCAGGCCCAGGCCCCAGGCACAGTCACTCAGCCGTGGCCTACCAGGATTGCATGTACCTGTTTGGGGGCTTGAAAGGCTTGAGGGAGCAGAGAGACTTCTGGAAGTGGAGTTCCATCAGCCACACTTGGAGTTCCCTCAGAACCAA GTCCGGTCCCTCCAGACTGATGGGTCACTCAGCTGTAGCCTACAAGGACAGCATGCTTCTTTTTGGTGGAGGCGAGAGCCAGAACTCCCCAAACAACTGCCTGTGGAGGTACAGCTTCACCTCTCACACGTGGGGGCAGGTTGCTACCCTCCCAGGCTCTAGCCCCCCGGACAAgatccaccactgctgcactgGTCTGGGTCCGGGGTACAAGTCCGACACCAGCAGCCCGTCCTCCACCTCAGGACACCAACCCAGCCTAATGGAGGACAAGCTGAGGCCCTTCAAGAACAAGTGTTTCCCTGCACCTCTCACATTTCTTGGATCAGAGGGAGCTATAGAGCTGGAGACGTTCAGCCTGGACAAGTGCTACGAGAGCAAAGCACTCATGAAATCTTCTCAACTGGACAATAGCAAAGAGCGCTTGATAGAGAAAGATACAAAGCAGATCGGATACTGTTTGACCTTTGAGAACAAAGCGTTCAGGAAACAGTGGAGCTGCACAGACGAAGACCTGATCAATGAGGACGATAGTGACATAATCCAGCACCTGCCCGATCTGCTGCTGGTGCTTGGAGGGAAACCGTGCTCCAGTCACAGCCCGATGTCTATATGGCAAATGACTCTCACTGACTCATAG